One window from the genome of Bdellovibrio sp. NC01 encodes:
- a CDS encoding alkyl/aryl-sulfatase yields MKTLSTAVITLLSVSTLANAADKLPEGTATSFTRKANDAVYQELNFNDKESFDDATKGLIATLPDGVIKATPYNYDTKAFEFTHGKKAPDTTNPSLWRQSQLTSLNGLFKVADKIYQIRGFDLANMTLIEGKNGWIIIDPLTSVETAAAGLKLANEKLGARKVSAVIYTHSHVDHFGGVMGVLTPQEVKDKKIPIIAPEGFMEEAVSENLYAGNAMNRRATYMYGVGLDNNPKGNLGTGLGSGLSVGTRSIAEPNKLITKTGEKMTIDGVDIVFQMAPGTEAPSEMIFYFPQMKALCLSEDATSTMHNLYTLRGAKVRSPLVWSNALTTTLQMFGKDAEVSFASHHWPRWTNAKITQHIKDQRDMYKFINDQTLRLANMGYDAEEIAEKIKLPDSLGKKFYNRGYYGSLNHDVKATYQLYLGFYNGNPATLHEHPRVEVAQRYVKAMGGSAKVLKIGREAFNSGDYRWAAEVVNHLVYAEPKNKDARMLQAAALEQMGFQAESGPWRDVYLMGAKELRENKATYAPPLVDPTSLPLAMLMDYTALRMNPDKSKNKKMNFGVMNTDTKERMNVVVENSVLVAVPAGEKEKFDTMIEGNSAQLGKLFGGTAKAGEMQNSDSLKISGDRGAISDLVATLDNFDGAFNLVTPVEPRQVTPLGKPMADLNKSPKEASNDESITK; encoded by the coding sequence ATGAAAACACTCTCTACAGCGGTGATCACACTGCTTTCTGTAAGTACGCTTGCGAATGCCGCAGATAAACTTCCAGAAGGTACTGCAACATCATTTACACGCAAAGCGAACGACGCCGTTTATCAAGAACTTAATTTTAACGATAAAGAGTCCTTCGATGATGCGACAAAAGGGTTGATTGCAACGCTTCCAGATGGCGTTATCAAAGCGACTCCCTATAATTACGACACCAAGGCTTTTGAATTCACTCATGGAAAAAAAGCACCCGACACTACCAATCCAAGCTTGTGGCGCCAATCACAACTGACATCCCTGAACGGATTATTTAAAGTCGCCGACAAAATTTATCAAATTCGCGGCTTTGACCTTGCGAACATGACTTTGATTGAAGGAAAAAACGGTTGGATCATTATTGATCCACTGACCTCAGTCGAAACCGCAGCCGCTGGTTTAAAACTTGCAAATGAAAAACTCGGCGCACGCAAAGTTTCAGCTGTCATCTACACCCACAGTCACGTCGATCATTTCGGCGGCGTTATGGGTGTACTGACTCCACAAGAAGTTAAAGATAAAAAGATTCCGATCATTGCACCTGAAGGCTTCATGGAAGAGGCTGTCAGTGAAAACCTTTACGCAGGCAACGCGATGAACCGCAGGGCCACTTATATGTATGGCGTGGGCTTGGATAATAATCCTAAAGGAAACCTAGGAACGGGTTTAGGTTCGGGACTTTCTGTCGGCACTCGTTCAATCGCAGAGCCGAATAAGCTCATTACAAAAACTGGCGAAAAAATGACGATTGATGGTGTCGATATTGTTTTCCAAATGGCGCCAGGAACCGAAGCGCCATCTGAAATGATTTTCTACTTCCCGCAAATGAAAGCTTTGTGCTTGTCTGAAGATGCCACGTCAACAATGCATAACTTATACACATTACGTGGTGCCAAAGTACGTAGTCCTTTGGTTTGGTCAAACGCACTAACAACAACTTTGCAAATGTTCGGCAAAGATGCAGAAGTTTCCTTCGCTTCCCATCACTGGCCACGTTGGACAAATGCTAAGATCACTCAGCACATCAAAGATCAACGTGACATGTATAAGTTTATCAACGATCAAACTTTGCGCTTAGCGAACATGGGTTATGACGCTGAAGAAATTGCAGAAAAAATTAAACTTCCCGATTCGTTGGGCAAAAAGTTTTACAACCGCGGTTACTACGGCTCGTTAAATCATGACGTGAAAGCGACGTATCAGCTGTACTTAGGTTTCTACAATGGCAATCCAGCGACTTTGCATGAACATCCTCGGGTTGAGGTCGCACAACGATATGTTAAGGCAATGGGCGGATCTGCAAAGGTTCTAAAAATTGGTCGTGAAGCCTTTAATTCCGGTGACTATCGTTGGGCTGCAGAAGTCGTAAATCACTTAGTGTATGCTGAACCAAAAAATAAAGATGCACGCATGTTGCAAGCCGCTGCTCTGGAACAAATGGGCTTCCAGGCTGAATCAGGTCCATGGCGTGACGTGTATTTGATGGGCGCAAAAGAACTTCGTGAAAACAAAGCGACTTATGCACCACCCCTTGTCGATCCAACAAGCTTACCGCTTGCGATGTTGATGGACTATACGGCGTTGCGTATGAATCCAGATAAATCAAAAAATAAGAAAATGAATTTTGGCGTGATGAACACGGATACAAAAGAGCGTATGAATGTTGTTGTTGAAAATTCCGTTCTGGTCGCAGTCCCTGCGGGCGAAAAAGAAAAATTTGACACGATGATTGAAGGCAACTCTGCGCAATTGGGGAAACTTTTTGGTGGCACTGCAAAGGCAGGCGAAATGCAAAATTCAGATTCGTTAAAAATTTCTGGCGACCGTGGAGCCATTTCAGATTTGGTCGCGACACTTGATAATTTCGATGGCGCCTTCAATCTGGTGACGCCTGTAGAGCCACGACAAGTCACTCCCCTTGGGAAACCAATGGCTGATTTAAATAAGAGCCCCAAAGAAGCTAGCAACGATGAGTCGATAACGAAGTAA
- a CDS encoding DUF2817 domain-containing protein: MMTIRQLITSFALVCAATTAHAEFSNLQETCVNDLRKFPGVLDEKLLRQACEKAIVDAQCVSVEGRPIYHYEKLAPEPGAKRVLVFSLIHGDETPAGAVGRYWMERLEAIAPRNSWRVVPVLNPDGVKYKTRTNANKIDVNRNFPTRDWDTAAIPNWKRTTGANIRRFPGKEGGSEPETKCALHHIEDFKPDFIVSVHTPLKVLDFDGPKMMAPPKFDYLPWKSLGSYPGSLGRYMWVERSTPVLTMELKENLPPNYGPFEKLQDIIGTLVKLEAKKSTADTSKTKFLPLALDINK, translated from the coding sequence ATGATGACAATTCGCCAACTTATAACAAGTTTTGCTTTAGTGTGTGCTGCCACGACGGCGCATGCTGAGTTTTCCAATCTACAAGAAACTTGCGTGAACGATCTCAGAAAATTTCCAGGCGTTTTAGATGAGAAGCTTTTAAGGCAAGCATGTGAAAAGGCTATCGTGGATGCTCAATGTGTCAGCGTTGAGGGTCGGCCTATATATCACTACGAAAAATTAGCTCCAGAGCCAGGTGCGAAAAGAGTTTTGGTGTTCAGTCTTATCCATGGTGACGAAACTCCAGCGGGAGCTGTGGGTCGTTATTGGATGGAAAGACTTGAAGCTATTGCGCCAAGAAATTCTTGGCGTGTGGTTCCGGTGTTGAATCCTGATGGTGTGAAATATAAAACTCGCACGAACGCGAACAAGATCGACGTGAATCGTAATTTTCCAACAAGAGATTGGGATACAGCTGCGATTCCAAATTGGAAGCGTACGACAGGCGCAAACATTCGCAGATTCCCAGGTAAAGAAGGTGGTAGTGAGCCAGAAACAAAATGTGCTCTTCACCACATCGAGGATTTCAAGCCTGACTTCATCGTTTCAGTTCATACGCCGCTTAAAGTTTTAGACTTTGACGGACCGAAAATGATGGCGCCACCGAAATTTGATTATTTGCCGTGGAAGAGTTTGGGAAGTTATCCAGGAAGTTTAGGTCGTTATATGTGGGTGGAAAGAAGTACACCTGTATTGACGATGGAGTTAAAAGAAAATCTTCCACCGAACTACGGCCCGTTTGAAAAACTTCAAGATATCATCGGAACACTGGTGAAACTTGAAGCGAAGAAATCAACGGCTGATACCAGTAAAACGAAATTTCTTCCTCTCGCATTAGATATCAATAAATAA